In one Nocardia tengchongensis genomic region, the following are encoded:
- the ribA gene encoding GTP cyclohydrolase II RibA, with protein MDTKSCGSADLLKYDMTEMGAAVARGELSAGETPRAKVRSRVPVVLRRGVECVADLVTFENLADPGEHVAFVFPAPYRAAEIPLVRVHSECLTGDLLGCDRCQCGGQLQEAVTLIAARGGAILYLRQEGRGIGLYNKVDAYVLQDVGYDTFEANRLLGRGADERTYRMAAQMLSALGLDTVELLTNNPDKVRQLRAEGIEIASVRRSEPDLLTEPHRFF; from the coding sequence ATGGACACGAAGAGTTGCGGGAGTGCTGATTTGCTGAAGTACGACATGACGGAGATGGGCGCGGCGGTCGCCCGCGGCGAGCTGTCGGCCGGGGAAACGCCGAGGGCGAAGGTGCGCAGCCGGGTGCCGGTGGTGCTGCGGCGCGGCGTCGAGTGTGTGGCCGACCTCGTCACGTTCGAGAATCTCGCGGATCCGGGTGAGCATGTGGCCTTCGTCTTTCCGGCTCCCTATCGGGCCGCGGAAATTCCCTTGGTGCGCGTCCACAGCGAATGCCTGACCGGTGATTTGCTGGGCTGCGACCGTTGCCAATGCGGCGGGCAATTGCAGGAGGCGGTGACCCTGATCGCCGCGCGCGGCGGCGCGATTCTCTATCTGCGCCAGGAAGGCCGCGGGATCGGGCTGTACAACAAAGTCGACGCCTATGTGCTCCAGGATGTGGGCTACGACACATTCGAGGCCAATCGTTTGCTCGGCCGCGGTGCCGACGAACGCACCTATCGAATGGCCGCGCAGATGTTGTCCGCCCTGGGCCTGGACACTGTCGAACTACTCACCAACAACCCCGACAAGGTGCGTCAATTGCGTGCCGAGGGAATAGAAATCGCCTCCGTGCGCAGGTCGGAGCCGGATCTGCTGACCGAGCCCCATCGGTTCTTCTGA
- a CDS encoding helix-turn-helix domain-containing protein, producing MSPGARSCIRCGGRLARDNGDELCGPCARGRERLPRLEPAQWRTEDMRNALLTREFGEVLRAWRRHPAHGGRPVPQIDLAGWLGITQGQLSRIESGRNRVRDLDKLNWYARTLGIPAELLWFELDGADDPGPPVTRDLELGNGALVPTTAPLSSSLLVESFSTVLEQYVRTDRVAGAHRLLPIITQQMRYVDQLDETGGSAPMGLQPLRARFAEFLGWLHQDAGNLPAASEWTRRAATLAGECGDERLQSYTLVRQSNIAAESGNPSAAIDLARVALRTPSNLSPRLRTLGLLQLAHGHALRRERGESDRAIGQAWDNAADSGAGDDLAGYCTPEFIRMEAAHSWVQLGKPEAAEEALLKALPLWQVEDRRDLGRGLALLAVAQARTGQAEQSLEAARRALAIAAETHSSRTMRQLHRLPEELRSRGGVDQAIELRKLLHRTVRAQR from the coding sequence GTGAGTCCGGGTGCGAGATCGTGTATCCGCTGTGGCGGCCGGCTGGCCCGGGACAACGGCGACGAGCTGTGCGGTCCCTGCGCCCGGGGCCGCGAACGCCTGCCCCGGCTGGAGCCCGCGCAGTGGCGCACCGAGGATATGCGGAATGCCCTGCTCACCAGGGAATTCGGGGAAGTGCTGCGGGCCTGGCGGCGACATCCCGCCCACGGCGGCCGCCCGGTCCCGCAGATCGATCTGGCCGGGTGGCTGGGCATTACGCAGGGCCAGTTGAGTCGCATCGAAAGCGGCCGCAACCGCGTGCGTGACCTGGACAAACTGAACTGGTACGCACGCACCCTCGGCATTCCGGCCGAACTGCTGTGGTTCGAATTGGACGGCGCCGATGATCCGGGGCCGCCGGTGACCCGCGATCTCGAACTCGGCAATGGCGCGCTGGTTCCGACGACCGCGCCATTGTCATCGAGCCTGCTGGTCGAATCCTTTTCCACGGTCCTGGAACAGTATGTGCGCACCGACCGGGTGGCAGGCGCCCATCGCCTGCTCCCGATCATCACCCAGCAGATGCGCTACGTCGACCAACTCGACGAGACCGGCGGCTCGGCGCCCATGGGATTGCAACCGCTGCGAGCGCGATTCGCCGAATTCCTCGGATGGCTGCATCAGGACGCCGGGAATCTCCCGGCGGCCAGTGAATGGACCCGGCGCGCGGCCACACTGGCCGGAGAATGCGGCGACGAACGGTTGCAGTCCTACACCCTGGTCCGGCAGAGCAATATAGCGGCCGAATCGGGAAATCCCTCGGCGGCGATCGATCTGGCCCGGGTGGCGCTGCGCACCCCGTCGAATCTCTCCCCGCGCCTGCGCACCCTGGGACTGCTGCAATTGGCCCACGGCCATGCTCTGCGCAGGGAGCGCGGCGAATCCGATCGGGCCATCGGGCAGGCCTGGGACAACGCGGCCGATTCCGGCGCCGGCGACGACCTGGCCGGTTATTGCACACCCGAATTCATTCGCATGGAAGCCGCGCACAGTTGGGTGCAGCTGGGCAAGCCCGAAGCCGCCGAGGAGGCTTTACTGAAAGCCCTTCCGCTGTGGCAGGTCGAGGACCGTCGTGATCTCGGGCGCGGGCTCGCGCTGCTGGCGGTCGCGCAGGCGCGCACCGGGCAAGCCGAGCAGTCCCTGGAGGCGGCCCGGCGCGCGCTGGCGATCGCGGCGGAGACCCATTCCAGCCGGACCATGCGGCAATTGCACCGGCTGCCTGAGGAATTGCGGAGCCGGGGTGGCGTCGATCAGGCGATCGAACTGCGTAAGCTACTGCATCGGACCGTCCGTGCCCAGCGCTGA
- a CDS encoding phosphatidylinositol-specific phospholipase C: MSLTRRDFARTTLAAVAGTIATGLTGAAAQAIPHARTVTTPPQAWMAALPDSTALLRLTIPGTHDSCATDPANGTEWSHTQNWSLPDQFAHGIRFLDIRCNGLQDHTADSFGVYHSGFYQGISFDSVLDQCRTFLTRNPGEVLVMRVKKEDGTNNDVGSNFERIFNGYLDAKGYRSLFWLENRFPALGEARGRIVLIAQFANSLGCLQWPGGDNGVFSNDRIYLQDRYKDRGLAGLDSGSSNFGSSGGDKFDYVQACLDKAAGDPTNTLQYINFTSFADNAWPKDNAAAIMPKLDAYLTAHRGQAAHYGIVPMDYPDRYPSVLTQLIEKNFA, translated from the coding sequence ATGAGCCTGACGCGTCGAGACTTCGCCCGCACCACCCTGGCCGCCGTCGCCGGCACCATCGCCACCGGCCTGACCGGCGCTGCGGCGCAGGCGATTCCGCACGCGCGCACCGTCACCACACCCCCGCAGGCCTGGATGGCGGCGCTGCCCGACAGCACCGCACTGCTGCGCCTGACCATCCCCGGCACCCACGACTCGTGCGCCACCGACCCCGCCAACGGCACCGAATGGTCGCACACCCAGAACTGGTCGCTGCCCGACCAATTCGCGCACGGCATCCGCTTCCTCGACATCCGCTGCAACGGCCTGCAGGACCACACCGCCGACTCCTTCGGCGTCTATCACAGCGGCTTCTACCAGGGCATCAGCTTCGACTCCGTGCTCGATCAGTGCCGGACCTTCCTGACCCGCAACCCCGGCGAGGTCCTCGTCATGCGGGTCAAGAAGGAGGACGGCACCAACAACGACGTGGGCTCGAACTTCGAGCGAATCTTCAACGGCTACCTCGACGCCAAGGGCTACCGCTCATTGTTCTGGCTGGAGAACCGCTTCCCCGCACTCGGCGAGGCGCGCGGGCGCATCGTGCTCATCGCCCAGTTCGCCAACTCGCTGGGCTGTCTGCAATGGCCCGGCGGCGACAACGGCGTCTTCAGCAACGACCGCATCTATCTGCAGGACCGCTACAAGGACCGCGGCCTGGCCGGACTCGATTCCGGCTCCTCGAACTTCGGCTCCTCGGGCGGCGACAAGTTCGATTACGTGCAGGCCTGTCTGGACAAGGCCGCCGGCGATCCCACGAACACCCTCCAGTACATCAACTTCACCAGTTTCGCCGACAATGCCTGGCCCAAGGACAATGCCGCGGCGATCATGCCGAAGCTCGACGCGTACCTGACCGCCCACCGCGGCCAGGCCGCCCACTACGGCATCGTTCCCATGGACTACCCCGACCGGTACCCGTCCGTGCTCACCCAGCTGATCGAAAAGAACTTCGCCTGA
- a CDS encoding FHA domain-containing protein, whose translation MAFCTDGHETAAVDYCDTCGAPVGGQSPSATTNLALCPSCGVPSEGRFCENCGHDSALPPPPPAPEPGAPDEHEAATLGETREPPDLDGGPVWVATVTADPGHYARMQAQQGPDLDRVEFPGYYPDRRIPLRGPNVLIGKRSASQGLHPEIDLSVAPADIAVSRSHAMLHIKGATLTVTDLGSTNGTCINESPTPIAPKTAIPLRDGDRIHVGGWTTITLRAEPS comes from the coding sequence ATGGCGTTCTGCACCGACGGGCACGAGACCGCCGCCGTCGACTACTGCGACACCTGCGGCGCGCCGGTGGGCGGCCAATCGCCCAGCGCCACCACGAACCTGGCCCTGTGCCCGTCGTGCGGGGTGCCGTCGGAGGGCCGGTTCTGCGAGAACTGCGGCCACGATTCGGCGCTGCCGCCGCCACCGCCCGCGCCGGAGCCGGGCGCGCCCGACGAGCACGAGGCCGCCACGCTGGGCGAGACCCGCGAGCCCCCGGACCTCGACGGCGGGCCGGTCTGGGTGGCCACCGTAACCGCCGATCCCGGGCATTACGCGCGCATGCAGGCGCAGCAGGGCCCCGACCTGGACCGGGTCGAGTTCCCCGGCTACTACCCGGACCGCCGAATCCCGTTGCGGGGCCCCAATGTCCTGATCGGCAAGCGCAGCGCCTCGCAGGGCCTGCACCCCGAGATCGATCTGTCGGTGGCGCCCGCCGATATCGCCGTTTCACGCTCGCACGCGATGCTGCACATCAAGGGCGCCACCCTCACGGTCACCGATCTCGGGTCCACTAATGGCACCTGCATCAACGAGAGCCCGACCCCGATCGCGCCCAAGACGGCCATCCCGCTGCGGGACGGCGATCGGATTCATGTGGGCGGCTGGACCACGATCACGTTGCGCGCCGAGCCGAGCTGA
- a CDS encoding VWA domain-containing protein has translation MTSAEHTGLSVAVDQNPFLADGARTVDAIVTVEATDDLVVSVPPAPRVEILIIDASGSMGGGDKFAGARRATLAALDVMPDGTRFAIVEGTDKAQVVFPTQGPSAVASPQERANARRALDRLSPHGGTAIGTWLGLSRLIAQQHPGAMVHAILLTDGKNEHETPERLAEEIRLSTGVFTCDCRGVGADWNPNELRAVASALHGTVDIVKTADLLAQDFATMMETSMEKAIPELTLRVWTPVGARISFIKQVAPFIEDLTARRIETGPQVGEYALGSWGAEDRDYHVQLDVEPAAADREKLAARVTVLADGEILGQGLVKAAWTTDTDKSARISRRVAHYTGQAELAQTVQEGLTARKQGDFATATAKLQRAYHLATASGNENTAKLLLSVVDVVDERTGTIRLRNKVDPVDEMALDVRSTKTARVRKEP, from the coding sequence GTGACTTCCGCTGAGCACACCGGACTCTCGGTCGCCGTCGACCAGAACCCCTTCCTCGCCGACGGCGCCCGCACGGTCGACGCGATCGTGACCGTCGAGGCCACCGACGACCTGGTGGTGTCGGTGCCGCCCGCGCCGCGGGTCGAGATCCTCATCATCGACGCCTCCGGATCGATGGGCGGGGGCGACAAGTTCGCCGGCGCGCGCCGCGCCACGCTGGCCGCCCTGGACGTCATGCCCGACGGCACCCGTTTCGCGATCGTGGAGGGCACCGACAAGGCGCAGGTGGTGTTCCCGACGCAGGGCCCGTCCGCGGTGGCGAGCCCGCAGGAACGCGCCAATGCCCGCCGCGCCCTGGACCGGCTGTCCCCGCACGGCGGCACCGCCATCGGCACTTGGCTGGGCCTCTCGCGGCTGATCGCGCAGCAGCATCCGGGCGCCATGGTGCACGCCATCCTGCTCACCGACGGCAAGAACGAGCACGAGACACCCGAGCGGCTGGCCGAGGAAATCCGTTTGTCGACAGGCGTTTTCACCTGTGACTGCCGTGGTGTCGGCGCGGACTGGAACCCGAACGAGCTGCGCGCCGTCGCCTCCGCGCTGCACGGCACCGTGGACATCGTGAAGACCGCGGACCTGCTGGCCCAGGATTTCGCGACCATGATGGAAACCTCGATGGAGAAGGCGATTCCGGAGCTGACGCTGCGGGTGTGGACGCCGGTGGGCGCGCGGATCTCCTTCATCAAGCAGGTCGCGCCGTTCATCGAGGACCTCACCGCGCGGCGGATCGAGACCGGCCCGCAGGTCGGCGAGTACGCGCTGGGCTCCTGGGGCGCCGAGGACCGTGACTATCACGTGCAATTGGATGTCGAGCCCGCGGCGGCCGATCGCGAGAAGCTGGCCGCGCGGGTCACCGTGCTGGCCGACGGCGAGATCCTCGGGCAGGGCCTGGTCAAGGCCGCCTGGACCACAGACACCGACAAGTCCGCGCGCATCAGCCGCCGGGTCGCCCACTACACCGGCCAAGCCGAGCTGGCCCAGACCGTGCAGGAGGGCCTGACCGCGCGCAAGCAGGGCGACTTCGCCACGGCCACCGCCAAACTCCAGCGCGCCTACCACCTGGCGACCGCCTCCGGCAATGAGAACACCGCCAAGCTGCTGCTCAGCGTGGTGGACGTGGTCGACGAGCGGACCGGCACCATCCGGCTGCGCAACAAGGTCGATCCGGTCGACGAGATGGCCCTCGACGTGCGATCCACGAAGACGGCCCGAGTTCGCAAGGAGCCGTGA
- a CDS encoding PP2C family serine/threonine-protein phosphatase, with the protein MTARCPQCGTFAADTDRFCEACGSKLGIRLIALPPREFRPGSGSTVPVAEAARNARATTAGPDGFDAGPAPDCTGCGGTAFDPDGYCSTCGELGPERDRFEADLGATCLVTDRGLLHARNEDAVAAAVVDSASPDRPATAVLAVCDGVSTSEDPQAASGAAVRAGLDAILAALAADRSAEDCALAGLTAAADAVKAVGSPGGKSPSCTYVSAIVQFRPEGGASITVANVGDSRAYWLRPGDDSQRLTVDDTLAQAMVDNGLLDAATAMDGPHAHVLTRWLGADSEHQWSPTCVRTLHTHEPGVLLLCSDGLWNYLPEAAALSRFTSALPALPAARALVEHALGAGGKDNITVALVPVPSLAPSGDTP; encoded by the coding sequence GTGACCGCGCGCTGCCCGCAGTGCGGCACCTTCGCCGCCGACACCGACCGCTTCTGCGAGGCGTGCGGGAGCAAGCTGGGCATCCGGTTGATCGCCCTGCCGCCCAGGGAGTTCCGGCCCGGCTCCGGGTCGACGGTGCCGGTCGCCGAGGCCGCGCGCAATGCCCGCGCCACGACCGCAGGCCCGGACGGCTTCGACGCCGGTCCCGCGCCCGACTGCACCGGCTGCGGGGGCACCGCGTTCGATCCGGACGGCTACTGCTCCACCTGCGGTGAGCTGGGCCCCGAACGCGACCGCTTCGAAGCCGATCTGGGCGCGACCTGCCTGGTCACCGATCGTGGTCTGCTGCATGCCCGCAACGAGGACGCGGTCGCCGCGGCGGTGGTCGACAGCGCCTCGCCGGACCGCCCGGCCACCGCGGTGCTCGCGGTCTGCGACGGGGTGTCCACCTCCGAGGACCCGCAGGCGGCCTCGGGCGCGGCGGTGCGGGCGGGCCTGGACGCCATCCTGGCCGCACTGGCCGCCGACCGGTCCGCCGAGGACTGCGCGCTGGCCGGGCTCACCGCCGCCGCGGACGCGGTCAAGGCGGTCGGCTCACCCGGCGGCAAGTCCCCGTCGTGCACCTACGTCTCGGCGATCGTGCAGTTCCGGCCCGAGGGCGGCGCGTCGATCACCGTGGCGAATGTCGGTGACAGCCGCGCCTATTGGCTGCGGCCCGGCGACGACTCGCAGCGACTCACCGTCGACGACACTCTCGCGCAGGCCATGGTCGACAACGGCCTGCTGGACGCGGCCACCGCCATGGACGGCCCGCACGCCCACGTGCTGACCCGCTGGCTGGGCGCCGACAGCGAACACCAGTGGTCGCCCACCTGCGTGCGGACCCTGCACACCCACGAGCCCGGCGTGCTGCTGCTGTGCAGCGACGGCCTGTGGAACTACCTCCCGGAGGCGGCGGCCCTGTCCCGCTTCACCAGTGCGCTGCCCGCCCTGCCGGCGGCGCGCGCCCTGGTGGAACACGCGCTCGGCGCGGGCGGCAAGGACAACATCACCGTCGCCCTCGTCCCCGTACCGTCCCTAGCACCTTCAGGAGACACCCCGTGA
- a CDS encoding serine/threonine-protein kinase, which yields MNCTEPGCTGTIEDGYCIVCGTAPNPAAATNQATASAHTAGATNATTGTANAATGTAHSGTGAAGTVTGAAGAATGDPALGGAATSDRCTEPGCTGTILDGYCDVCGSAPAPPSAMATTAQASAAATTGEGSISTGRASRSGRSVRTGRSGSTGASRGRLGAGMVKVPSVPRRDPAEAVLADPEVPEHHRDCGKCGRPVGRSREGAPGRTEGFCAHCGTRFSFTPKLSHTDVVGGQYEVLGPLAHGGLGWIYLAVDHKVDDRPVVLKGLLNTGDADAMRAAVAEKRFLAQVDHPNIVRIYNFAEDTGPDGKPVGYIVMEYVGGKSLKQILREQRTADQQYLRPARAIAYILEMLPALEYLHDRGLAYCDFKPDNVMQTEEQLKLIDLGAVIGLHDQNETIYGTPGYQAKEIAQTGPTVASEVYTVGRTLAALIMRIPPVNNELGPLPGPDTEAVLARHESLYRFLVRATDADPDARFTSMTEMGDQLTGVLREVLAEEDGRPRPGLSTRFGPPRGVFGVGDRLPGDPRDIIAALPVPLVDPSDSGAALLAASGAVTPEDLEREINTGLQSVVTGQAESVEIPLRLIRAALEFGDPDDALRRLDAVEAILAGDWRLTWFAGQARLLQHDWAAAVAEFDALYSALPGEAAPKLALAVTAELLASDGEDAAAPLAATYYELVWRTDHAFTSAAFGAARLRRAAGDSAGAVAVLDQVDAASAVYTEAGVTAVETLLAVGAPAELTEQLVRDAGARIGKLTLDSKRRAAQARLRVLDAALRWLRLGRVPTDHSPLLGVALDQQGVRTGLERCYRDLAHETDDMWERIALVEQANAVRPRTLL from the coding sequence ATGAACTGCACCGAGCCCGGCTGCACCGGGACCATCGAGGACGGATACTGCATCGTCTGCGGCACCGCCCCGAACCCGGCGGCTGCCACGAACCAGGCGACCGCGTCGGCGCACACCGCCGGCGCGACGAACGCCACCACCGGCACAGCCAACGCCGCGACCGGGACCGCGCACAGCGGCACCGGTGCGGCCGGAACTGTCACCGGCGCGGCGGGCGCCGCCACCGGCGACCCGGCCCTCGGGGGCGCTGCCACGTCCGACCGCTGCACCGAACCCGGCTGCACCGGAACGATTCTCGACGGCTACTGCGATGTGTGCGGCAGCGCCCCCGCTCCCCCGTCCGCGATGGCCACCACCGCGCAGGCGAGCGCGGCGGCGACCACCGGCGAGGGCTCCATCTCGACCGGCCGCGCCTCGCGCAGCGGACGCTCGGTCCGCACCGGCCGTTCCGGATCCACCGGCGCCAGCCGCGGCCGGCTGGGCGCGGGCATGGTGAAGGTCCCGTCGGTCCCCCGCCGCGACCCGGCCGAGGCGGTGCTCGCCGATCCGGAAGTGCCCGAGCACCACCGTGATTGCGGCAAGTGCGGCCGCCCCGTCGGCCGCAGCCGCGAGGGCGCGCCGGGCCGCACCGAGGGTTTCTGCGCCCACTGCGGCACCCGATTCTCCTTCACCCCCAAGCTGTCCCACACCGATGTGGTGGGCGGCCAGTACGAGGTGCTGGGCCCGCTGGCGCACGGCGGCCTGGGCTGGATCTACCTGGCGGTCGACCACAAGGTCGACGATCGGCCGGTGGTGCTCAAGGGTCTGCTCAATACCGGCGACGCGGACGCCATGCGGGCCGCGGTGGCCGAGAAGCGGTTCCTCGCGCAGGTCGATCACCCGAATATCGTGCGGATCTACAACTTCGCCGAGGACACCGGCCCCGACGGCAAGCCGGTCGGCTACATCGTCATGGAGTACGTGGGCGGCAAGTCGCTCAAACAGATTCTGCGCGAACAGCGCACCGCCGATCAGCAGTATCTGCGTCCCGCGCGCGCCATCGCCTACATCCTGGAGATGCTGCCCGCGCTGGAGTACCTGCACGATCGCGGCCTGGCCTACTGCGATTTCAAGCCCGACAACGTGATGCAGACCGAGGAGCAGCTCAAGCTCATCGATCTGGGCGCGGTGATCGGCCTGCACGATCAGAACGAAACCATCTACGGCACACCGGGTTACCAGGCCAAGGAGATCGCGCAGACCGGTCCGACGGTCGCCTCCGAGGTGTACACGGTGGGCCGCACGCTGGCCGCGCTGATCATGCGGATCCCGCCGGTGAACAACGAGCTCGGGCCGCTGCCCGGTCCGGACACCGAGGCGGTGCTGGCCCGCCACGAGTCGCTGTACCGATTCCTGGTGCGCGCCACCGATGCCGACCCCGACGCCCGCTTCACCTCGATGACCGAGATGGGCGATCAGCTCACCGGTGTCCTGCGCGAGGTGCTGGCCGAGGAGGACGGTCGCCCGCGGCCGGGCCTGTCCACCCGGTTCGGTCCGCCGCGCGGGGTGTTCGGCGTCGGCGACCGGCTGCCGGGCGACCCGCGCGACATCATCGCCGCCCTGCCGGTCCCGCTGGTCGATCCGAGTGACAGTGGCGCCGCACTGCTCGCCGCGAGCGGCGCGGTCACCCCCGAGGACCTCGAGCGCGAGATCAACACCGGGTTGCAGTCGGTGGTCACCGGCCAGGCCGAGTCGGTGGAGATTCCGCTCCGATTGATCCGTGCCGCATTGGAATTCGGCGATCCCGACGACGCCCTGCGCCGCCTCGACGCGGTGGAGGCCATCCTGGCCGGCGACTGGCGGCTCACCTGGTTCGCGGGCCAGGCCCGGCTGCTGCAACACGACTGGGCCGCCGCCGTGGCCGAATTCGACGCCCTCTACAGCGCGCTGCCGGGCGAGGCCGCCCCGAAACTGGCGCTCGCCGTCACCGCCGAACTGCTGGCCTCCGACGGCGAGGACGCCGCGGCGCCCCTCGCCGCAACCTATTACGAGCTGGTGTGGCGCACCGACCACGCCTTCACCAGCGCCGCGTTCGGCGCGGCTCGGCTGCGACGCGCGGCCGGCGACAGCGCGGGTGCGGTGGCGGTGCTCGATCAGGTCGATGCCGCCTCGGCGGTGTACACCGAGGCGGGGGTCACCGCGGTGGAGACCTTGCTGGCCGTCGGCGCTCCCGCCGAGCTCACCGAACAATTGGTGCGTGACGCCGGCGCCCGCATCGGCAAGCTGACCCTGGACTCGAAACGCCGTGCCGCCCAGGCCCGGCTGCGGGTCCTGGACGCGGCGCTGCGCTGGCTGCGCCTGGGCAGGGTGCCCACCGACCACTCCCCGCTGCTGGGGGTGGCGCTCGATCAACAAGGGGTACGGACCGGTTTGGAACGCTGCTATCGCGACCTCGCGCACGAGACCGACGACATGTGGGAGCGGATCGCCCTGGTCGAACAGGCCAATGCCGTGCGCCCGAGGACGCTGCTGTGA
- a CDS encoding glutamate ABC transporter substrate-binding protein, with product MKRVRMLVVAAVALLAAACGATPEAAPFQLPAENRLPAGATVLTSAPSQRADPACNPTASLRPQGAQPQPGAMPAGSTMAAIVASGKIRVGVNQNEFLFGYRNPATGEIEGFDIDLAREVARDLFGDPNRVELKPIETSNRVQALTKGQVDMVVQSFSATCARRKDIQFSSVYFETDQRVLVTKGSGIHSAADLGGKKVCGIPNSTTLEAVFALPQRPIVIGIENWLDCLTALQQGEVDAASTDLPLLYGLEIQDPNLEVVGDAMASDSYAIGIQQQATDFVRFVNGVLERVRSDGTWQRLYNQRLSVLGPSNGPPAPKYSD from the coding sequence GTGAAGCGGGTGCGGATGCTGGTGGTGGCGGCGGTGGCGCTGCTGGCCGCCGCGTGCGGTGCGACGCCGGAGGCCGCGCCCTTCCAGTTGCCGGCCGAGAACCGGCTGCCGGCGGGCGCGACGGTGCTCACCAGCGCCCCCAGTCAGCGGGCCGACCCGGCCTGCAATCCGACCGCGAGCCTGCGTCCCCAAGGCGCGCAACCGCAGCCGGGCGCCATGCCCGCGGGATCGACCATGGCGGCCATCGTCGCCAGCGGCAAGATCCGGGTCGGGGTGAACCAGAACGAATTCCTGTTCGGCTACCGCAATCCGGCCACCGGCGAGATCGAGGGCTTCGACATCGATCTGGCGCGCGAGGTGGCCCGCGACCTGTTCGGCGATCCGAACCGGGTGGAGCTCAAGCCGATCGAGACCTCGAACCGGGTGCAGGCGCTGACCAAGGGCCAGGTCGACATGGTGGTGCAGAGCTTCAGCGCGACCTGCGCGCGCCGCAAGGACATCCAGTTCTCGTCGGTCTACTTCGAGACCGACCAGCGGGTCCTGGTGACCAAGGGCTCCGGCATCCACTCGGCCGCGGACCTGGGCGGCAAGAAGGTGTGCGGCATCCCGAATTCGACCACCCTGGAAGCCGTCTTCGCGCTCCCGCAGCGGCCCATCGTGATCGGCATCGAGAACTGGCTGGACTGCCTGACCGCACTGCAGCAGGGCGAGGTCGACGCCGCGAGCACCGATCTGCCGCTGCTGTACGGCCTCGAGATCCAGGACCCGAATCTCGAAGTGGTCGGCGACGCCATGGCCTCGGACTCCTACGCCATCGGAATCCAGCAGCAGGCCACCGATTTCGTGCGCTTCGTCAACGGCGTGCTGGAGCGGGTGCGTTCCGACGGCACCTGGCAGCGGCTCTACAACCAGCGGCTGAGCGTGCTCGGGCCGTCCAACGGTCCCCCGGCGCCCAAGTACAGCGATTGA